Proteins encoded within one genomic window of Triticum aestivum cultivar Chinese Spring chromosome 2D, IWGSC CS RefSeq v2.1, whole genome shotgun sequence:
- the LOC123053652 gene encoding HMG1/2-like protein: MTACKQTASTGAAATYEADSKSAAKSDGAEERKPSTKCRKGKKAKGKLAVKSNVAEKPKTHDLSDVTRGLAVMSIATEKPLDEQLAQHALFTYQNYFWMDNFKGVYDKPSVDAIKRKAAENWKSFSDSDKAPYVAIARVNRILIAEAYEFKKTLKLTLVMTDKMMNLKM, encoded by the exons ATGACTGCTTGCAAGCAGACCGCATCCACGGGCGCCGCCGCCACGTACGAGGCCGACAGCAA GTCGGCAGCGAAGAGCGATGGAGCGGAGGAGCGGAAGCCCTCGACCAAGTGCAGGAAGGGGAAGAAGGCCAAGGGCAA GTTGGCGGTGAAGAGCAATGTTGCGGAGAAGCCCAAGACCCATGACCTTTCCGATGTTACACGCGGGTTGGCGGTAATGAGCATTGCAACAGAGAAGCCGTTGGATGAACAGCTCGCCCAGCACGCCCTGTTCACCTACCA GAACTACTTCTGGATGGACAACTTCAAAGGCGTCTATGACAAGCCGTCCGTAGATGCT ATTAAAAGGAAAGCTGCTGAAAACTGGAAATCCTTTAGCGATTCG GACAAAGCCCCTTATGTGGCCATTGCACGTGTGAACAGAATACTCATTGCCGAGGCATATGAGTTCAAGAAG ACACTGAAGTTGACACTCGTGATGACGGACAAGATgatgaatctgaaaatgtga